The bacterium genome includes a region encoding these proteins:
- the pdxT gene encoding pyridoxal 5'-phosphate synthase glutaminase subunit PdxT: MTGHPIGILALQGDFALHAAALDRQGEAYLYVRRPQELAACRGLIIPGGESTTMTRLMDIVGLRQPILDFAAAGKPILGTCAGLIMLAARIDEDVRRHGVHPLGLLDVLVRRNGYGRQVDSFVDEVVVAGRADPVQGVFIRAPRILEVGAGVEVVATWRGETVGVRSGNVTGLAFHPEAGESGVDLPIHFI; the protein is encoded by the coding sequence ATGACCGGACATCCCATCGGCATCCTCGCCCTGCAGGGCGACTTCGCACTCCACGCCGCGGCCCTGGACCGGCAGGGCGAGGCGTACCTCTACGTGCGCCGTCCGCAGGAACTGGCCGCGTGCCGCGGCCTGATCATCCCCGGTGGCGAGAGCACGACGATGACCCGCCTCATGGACATCGTGGGCCTGCGCCAGCCGATCCTGGACTTCGCCGCCGCCGGCAAGCCGATCCTGGGCACCTGCGCGGGGCTGATCATGCTGGCGGCGCGCATCGACGAGGACGTGCGCCGGCACGGCGTGCACCCGCTGGGGCTGCTGGACGTGCTGGTGCGTCGCAACGGCTACGGGCGGCAGGTGGACTCGTTCGTGGACGAGGTCGTCGTCGCCGGACGAGCCGACCCGGTGCAGGGCGTGTTCATCCGGGCGCCGCGGATCCTCGAGGTCGGCGCGGGGGTCGAGGTCGTGGCGACGTGGCGGGGGGAGACGGTGGGGGTGCGGAGCGGGAATGTGACGGGGTTGGCGTTTCATCCCGAAGCAGGGGAGTCGGGGGTCGACCTCCCGATCCACTTCATCTAG
- the pdxS gene encoding pyridoxal 5'-phosphate synthase lyase subunit PdxS, translating into MQTPWTDQKIQERMRLKVGLAEMLKGGVIMDVTNAEQAKIAEEAGAVAVMALERIPADIRRDGGIARMSQPAMIKQIQDTVSIPVMAKCRIGHFAEAQILEALGVDFIDESEVLTPADEKNHVDKWAFKVPFVCGCRDLGEALRRIGEGAAMIRTKGEAGSGNIVEAVRHMRQVQEGLRRLTVLREDELMHEAKELGAPYHIVLEVAKTGKLPVPNFAAGGVATPADASLMMQLGAETVFVGSGIFKSKDPKPRAEAIVQAVTFYKDPAKLLEISMHLGEPMSGLDIATMPEDQKMAGRGW; encoded by the coding sequence ATGCAGACCCCGTGGACGGATCAGAAGATCCAGGAGCGCATGCGGCTGAAGGTCGGCCTCGCCGAGATGCTCAAGGGCGGCGTCATCATGGACGTCACCAACGCCGAGCAGGCCAAGATCGCCGAGGAGGCCGGCGCGGTGGCCGTCATGGCGCTGGAGCGCATCCCCGCCGACATCCGCCGCGACGGCGGCATCGCGCGGATGAGCCAGCCCGCGATGATCAAGCAGATCCAGGACACGGTGTCGATCCCGGTCATGGCCAAGTGCCGCATCGGCCACTTCGCCGAGGCCCAGATCCTCGAGGCCCTCGGCGTCGACTTCATCGACGAGTCGGAGGTCCTGACCCCCGCCGACGAGAAGAACCACGTCGACAAGTGGGCCTTCAAGGTGCCCTTCGTCTGCGGCTGCCGCGACCTGGGCGAGGCCCTGCGCCGCATCGGCGAGGGCGCCGCCATGATCCGCACCAAGGGCGAGGCCGGCAGCGGCAACATCGTCGAGGCCGTCCGCCACATGCGCCAGGTGCAGGAGGGCCTCCGCCGCCTGACGGTGCTGCGCGAGGACGAACTGATGCACGAGGCCAAGGAGCTGGGCGCCCCCTACCACATCGTGCTCGAGGTCGCGAAGACCGGCAAGCTGCCGGTGCCCAACTTCGCCGCCGGCGGCGTCGCCACCCCGGCCGACGCCAGCCTGATGATGCAGCTGGGCGCCGAGACGGTCTTCGTCGGTTCGGGCATCTTCAAGAGCAAGGACCCGAAGCCCCGCGCCGAGGCCATCGTGCAGGCCGTCACGTTCTACAAGGACCCCGCGAAGCTGCTGGAGATCAGCATGCACCTCGGCGAGCCGATGAGCGGGCTGGACATCGCGACCATGCCCGAGGACCAGAAGATGGCGGGGCGCGGCTGGTAG